Below is a genomic region from Armatimonadota bacterium.
GCCCTTGTCTTTGTCTTGTCGGAGGAGGCTAACGGGCAGCGAGTGCGGAACAAGAGTGCCGGGGAGGCCGTCTCAAGGCTGAACAGCGCTTTCTGTCGCCCGTTTTTTGCCGGGGCTATTGAGGGGCTTGTTCATTTCTGGTACACTTCGACCAGTCCTCACAAACCAACGCGGTCGCCACCTGCCGCGGGAGGTTCATCGTGTCTGTCAGCAAACTGGCAATCACTGGTGCGCTCGTGTCCGTGGTATTCGCAGCCCTCTGTCTGTCCGGTTGTGGCGGGGGTGGCGGTGACGTTGCCACCGCCGACGTGACCGGGACTATTCAGGACGACAGCAGCCTTGCCGGCCTGTCGGGCGCAGTAGCCCGGGTGGATTCCCGCACATCCGCCCCCACCGGCCCGAACGGGTTCTTCACCGTCGAGAACGTGCCGGTCGGCACCCGGCAGCTAGTGATCGCGCTCTCCGGGTACCAGACGGTGACCGTGCCGATAACCGTCAACAGGGGCGGCACCAATATCGGCACCGTGTACGTTCCTCCGGTGCCCATTCCCGGGCAGGGACACATTGTGGGGGAGTTGCGCGACAATGCAGGCACCGTTGCCGGCGGTACCATTGTGGCGGGCGGGAAGACCGCAGTGAGCAAACCCAATGGACAGTTCGCCATCTATAATGTGGCTCCCGGTGCCACTGCGGTTACCGCGCAGTTCTCAGCGAAAATCGCGCGGGCGAACATCACCGTAACAGCCGACCAGACGACGTCGGTGGTGCTGGGGCTCAGCGTCTCACCGCCCACGCCCCCTGCTCTGTAGTAGAAGTCTGACGTTCAAGAGCCACGAATCCGTGACCAAGAGGCGGCCCTGGGAACCAGCGGGTCGCCTTTTCAGTCTATGCTAGCATTACGGCGTATTGCGCGCTTGCGGGGACACACCCCGTGTTGCGCCAAGATCCGCCCGGGCGGCGAATCCGGTTCAGGGTGAAAAATACTCAGCGCATCCTCATCGGAATATCGGTGCTGGTGGTCGCAGGGGCGCTCTCTTTCCTGGCGGTCCGGGCACTGACGCGCCGCGACCGGCCGGCCGATCTCCCTCCCAGCGCGGAACGCGGCGCCGGGGCGGTCATCAAGTCGCCGGAACTGCAGCACATCGAGAATGGTAAGCTGGCCTGGAAGGTGCTCCTGGATCGTCTTGAACTTCAGACGGGCGGCGGTAATGTGGCGGTGCAGGGCCTGCGCGAAGGGCTGATCTACGATAGCAATGGCAAGCCTGTGTTGCGCATCACTGCCAAGCAGGTGAAGGGCGACACTCAGCGCCGGGACTTCGAAGTCAGCGGCCAGGTGGTCGTCACTAGCCCGAAAGGTTTCGTGATCCGCACCGAACGAGCCACCTGGCGGAATGATGTGCAGAAGATCGACTGCCCTGGCGCGGTGAGCATGAAGGCGAAGAACATCGTGATTGCGACCACCGGCCTGGTCTACGCGCTGCAGACCGACCAGGTGGCCTGCCCGAACCAGGTTCGCATGTATTCCGGGGACAACCGCGTGGTGGGGCACTCGCTGGTGTATGACGTGAAGACCGGTAACGTTGATCTACGAGATATCCAGATGGTCATCAACCCCGAGGAAGGCAGGCAGATCCTAAAGGAGTGGAGCAATCCATGAGACGCGCCCGAGGCTACGTGGCGGCGACGTACTGGGCGCTGGCAATTCTCGCAGCGGCTTGCGCCGGCGCCTGGGCGCAGGGGAACGCCGGCCTGTCCACGGAAGTCGGCACCCCGAAGAAGCTGGCCCCCCGCGACCAAACCGAAGCGAAGAAACAGAAGAAGGTCCGTATCAACCACGCCGACCGCGCCCGGTACGACAGCGCCCGCAAGATGTTCTACCTCTACCGGGACAAGACCAACTCCAAAGGGCCCATTGAGTTCCAGGATGACGAGATGAAGCTCACCTGCAATGAGGCGGTCTACAACGAGACCGACGACACAGCGGCCTGCGCAGGGGACCTGAAGATCGTGGACGAAGACAGCGTCATCACCGGGGCCCACATCTACGTGGATTTTGATGCGGAAGTCGCACGGGTGGAGGGCAGCGTCAAGATCGTCACCACCGAGAAAGTGAAGCCGAAAGAGGGGGAAGAAGGAGAGGAGAAGACCCGGATCACAACGCTGGTGTGCGATCTGGTGGAGTATACCTACACCGAGGGCAAGCGCCGCGCAATCGCCACGGGTAACCTGAAGGGCGTCCAGGAGGATAAGACGGTCTTCTCCCCGAAAGCGGACTACGATCTCGAGAAGGAGATTGTGGTTCTCAGTCCGCCCGTACGTATTCAGTTGGACAATGGCAGCGAGTTCACCACCGACGGGGCGACCATCAGCACCGCAGATGATTGGATGGAGACGGGAAACATCACGGGGTTCTT
It encodes:
- a CDS encoding carboxypeptidase regulatory-like domain-containing protein, whose protein sequence is MSVSKLAITGALVSVVFAALCLSGCGGGGGDVATADVTGTIQDDSSLAGLSGAVARVDSRTSAPTGPNGFFTVENVPVGTRQLVIALSGYQTVTVPITVNRGGTNIGTVYVPPVPIPGQGHIVGELRDNAGTVAGGTIVAGGKTAVSKPNGQFAIYNVAPGATAVTAQFSAKIARANITVTADQTTSVVLGLSVSPPTPPAL
- the lptC gene encoding LPS export ABC transporter periplasmic protein LptC — protein: MKNTQRILIGISVLVVAGALSFLAVRALTRRDRPADLPPSAERGAGAVIKSPELQHIENGKLAWKVLLDRLELQTGGGNVAVQGLREGLIYDSNGKPVLRITAKQVKGDTQRRDFEVSGQVVVTSPKGFVIRTERATWRNDVQKIDCPGAVSMKAKNIVIATTGLVYALQTDQVACPNQVRMYSGDNRVVGHSLVYDVKTGNVDLRDIQMVINPEEGRQILKEWSNP